DNA from Drosophila gunungcola strain Sukarami chromosome 3L unlocalized genomic scaffold, Dgunungcola_SK_2 000002F, whole genome shotgun sequence:
TACCCATTCCCAAAAATCCGACTGCCTTCCCTTCCGCCACTCTCTCTTTTGTTAACCATCCCCTTGTAGGCTGCAGCGCCTAGAAAAGTTGATCAGGTGGAACGGCAGCGTGCAACGTTTACGCCTTTTGGATTGCCGCTTGGTTTCCGCCtttatttttgccttttgcgAAATTCCCCGTTTCCCCACTCAGTCTTATCAGCTTTTGCTGCCTGCTTATCAGTGATGTCGAGTACCAGCACGGGGAAAATTACAAGAAATTcggtaaatataaatactatgttgtgataataataattcggGAAAAACCCTTCTTTGGTTATAAGCTTATTAGTTCATTACCACAGAACAGCGATCAATGAAAGACTCTTATTTTTTAGGTGTGCTATTAGATCAGATCATTAGAACCAGTTTTCTGTATGTTTTAGAAACAAGAAATAGAAATAAGTTACATATTTCGTAAATCTacatctattttatttttaaatacttatttttaaatattcataaatttttttgcttcTGCAGAATCAATGTACATACtgtagttttattttctgtgtgaACCTatcttaaattgaaattgtaaatGACCATATTCAAAGATAAATAATTTGCCCACTTTAAAgcaattctaaaaaatatgcaGGCTATAATATTATTGACTTACTATCTTACTACTTAAGAGAGTTATGTAAGATTCCTTGGGATCATCTTTATAATAcataaagtaaattataaaaataaatgcaaaatttattgAGAATATGGCTAGATGGACATCACTGCTGTAAGGTGTACACACATGTTTTTCCTGCGCCTAATTTCGGGTATTTTGGATTGCGTGCACCATGCGTCGCGTCACGTCGTCTGCGACTTGCGTGCAGCAAAATAACTGCTTCGTGTTGGCAGCTCCACGGctttgttgtttgtgttgcCGCTTATCATGAGCAGCCCGAAAATTGCCATGGCAACAACAAGTTAAAAACGCAATTTTCGGCTTTTGCATTACAGTTTTACCCCACGAACGCAAAGAGACCAATCCGCCCTTGGTTTTTGGCTGTCCCTGAGTACAATACGGGTAATTTGAATGAAAACAGATGTGTGTATCGATTATTATGTTTGCGTAGATAAAAAGTGCATGCAAATATATCAGGCCTTCTTAATTATAAAAGAGCATTggatatagaaaaaaataactattaaaagcgtaataactaataagtttttttatttgccaagtaTACTAATGAACTCGATTTTagataagaaaaaaatctaaatactTTATAGTAaggaagaatttttttaaaatgctaaGTTATTAAGAAGGGATTGTTCTTAGCCAGAGTTAATAAGTATATGGCATTTTGCGTTCTAGTCTTACATCCAATGACCCAAATGTTACTATTCCAATTGGCAGAATAATGCTAATTGTAGAAGAATCTGTGTTCTCTTGGTAGGTCTGCACTGAGTTTAGTTTGAGTATAGCTACCGACATGAATACACCTGTGTGGTTTCCATTTTGTGCAActctttttattgttttgcaGCAAACTATCACACAAGATGTACATTCCAGAAGTAAacgatttttaatatttcctcGGCAAGCGCCCACAAGACACCAGGTAATGTTTCTCTAAACTCATACAAAAAAAGTTACTAATTAGTAATTTTTGCTTCCAGTTTATTGCTGGTATTGGCATCCCTGCCGATCTTGAGTACGAATCACTTACAGTGGGTTACGTTTTAAAAGCAGAGTATTATCTGCCATACAATGCAAGTGTCTATAGGCAAAACCCACTTTTTCCCGAATATAAACCAAATAAGATAGACGCCGAGAAACAAAGAGAGTTCTTTAAGAAGCCTACGTATCTTCGTTGGCAAATGTACGACTTTATCGAACATATGCTAAACGGGTAAGCTCTTATCAATTTACagtaacaataaataaaaataaatatatatttttttccaagcAGTTACGGATTAAATGGACACGAATGTCTTTTGGAGGCCATATGCGAAGctaatagtattaaatttgcAAAGGACTTTAGCACTGCAGCTGAAATGTTGCACTTGCTTTTAAGGTGcgtactttatttttttattttatcttataatattaattatttgttttttccatAAAGTCCATCTTCGACTTTAAACTCTGATTCGAAACAAGCACGGGATTTTATACTCGCAGAAAAAGAAGGAGCCCGAATGAACTGTGCAAAGTATGACTGCAATACTAAAATCATCGATTGGTTTTCTTTTGTCAGAAAactagatttttaattttggcgtataatttataaattaaaatataataatataatttgtatcTTACTTATTGAGTCCAGTTTTCTTATAATCAACTTAATCGAAAAGgcgtttttttctttttaattttagaagtaTGCTTTAGTAGTATGCCTTTACTTAAATCGCTGAACTCCAAAACTCTAACAAAGGCAAGGAACTATGTATATTGAAATTCGCAGATGCAGTCTGCCCGAAAGCTTCGTCCCCTTCAAACATATCAACAGCCACCTGATTCACCTCGTTTTCCCCCTATTTCATAGCCGGAgagtttcaatttaaaattcattgaaatttcGAACGTTTCTGGCCCGCAGACATGCCAAACATGGAACACAAAAAGCTGCCCTGGGTTGTTTATAGGATTTGTCAAACATTGAGAcaggaaaacacaaaaaataaaagcgacGAATCTCGCCGGCGCGTCATAGTCATCACCCTGACGAAATCCCGGAACACAAAGGATGGACAGGGTTGATTGCCTTTTACAGTTTGCAGTCGCACCCACGTTTCCAAGCCCCCGCCCTCCCCTTTTCCACCCGTCTTTTGTCGCATCGCATCAATTAAAGCATTACAATGTCATAATCAAAATGACAAATAGAATTACGCATGATGGGAA
Protein-coding regions in this window:
- the LOC128257611 gene encoding uncharacterized protein LOC128257611; its protein translation is MNTPVWFPFCATLFIVLQQTITQDVHSRSKRFLIFPRQAPTRHQFIAGIGIPADLEYESLTVGYVLKAEYYLPYNASVYRQNPLFPEYKPNKIDAEKQREFFKKPTYLRWQMYDFIEHMLNGYGLNGHECLLEAICEANSIKFAKDFSTAAEMLHLLLSPSSTLNSDSKQARDFILAEKEGARMNCAKYDCNTKIIDWFSFVRKLDF